The following proteins are co-located in the Bacillus pumilus genome:
- the vrrA gene encoding VrrA/YqfQ family protein produces MLGQRPMGDFQPHRPSRRHLGNGGQPGIFQRRQQAPIEQPFQGQGNQFQQMMPRSPSVQGGGLHGMGGIPGGESRALGGGAGIKGMLAKFLPGAGGAGVSGGGAGLQGIQSFTNPATLSSMLGNVQKVLGMAQQFTPMIQQYGPLVRNLPAMIKLYSQLGSADDDETNVNDADAEPKELGEETEVTHEQTAPVDEAEEIKEDEEPEDILVKKTAALTSPAPEAKPKKRAGSSVPKLYV; encoded by the coding sequence ATGTTAGGGCAAAGGCCTATGGGCGATTTTCAGCCGCATCGTCCCTCACGCCGGCACCTTGGAAATGGCGGACAGCCCGGGATTTTCCAAAGGAGACAGCAGGCTCCGATCGAACAGCCTTTTCAAGGGCAAGGGAATCAATTTCAACAAATGATGCCTCGCTCTCCGTCTGTACAGGGCGGCGGTTTACATGGGATGGGCGGTATTCCAGGGGGCGAGAGCCGTGCACTAGGCGGCGGAGCTGGAATTAAAGGCATGCTCGCTAAATTCCTTCCTGGAGCCGGGGGAGCAGGGGTCTCTGGAGGTGGTGCGGGATTACAAGGAATCCAGAGCTTCACAAATCCTGCGACTCTCTCAAGCATGTTAGGAAATGTTCAAAAAGTGCTCGGAATGGCGCAGCAATTCACACCAATGATTCAGCAATACGGCCCTTTAGTGAGAAATCTGCCTGCGATGATTAAGCTGTACAGCCAGCTTGGCAGTGCGGATGATGATGAAACGAATGTGAATGATGCAGACGCAGAACCAAAAGAACTCGGCGAGGAAACAGAAGTTACGCATGAACAAACAGCACCAGTTGATGAGGCAGAGGAAATAAAAGAAGATGAAGAACCAGAGGACATTCTTGTCAAAAAAACAGCTGCACTCACATCACCTGCTCCTGAAGCAAAGCCGAAAAAAAGAGCTGGCAGTTCTGTTCCAAAACTATATGTCTAG
- a CDS encoding 4-hydroxy-3-methylbut-2-enyl diphosphate reductase, which translates to MNVIKISPRGYCYGVVDAMVIAKNAALDKNLPRPIYILGMIVHNKHVTDAFEEDGIYTLDGPNRLDILKQVESGTVIFTAHGVSPEVRQIAEEKGLVAIDATCPDVTKTHELISEKTADGYDIIYIGKKGHPEPEGAVGVAPDKVHLVETEADIEALDLTSDKLLITNQTTMSQWDVYDLMELIKEKYPHVEYHQEICLATQVRQEAVSQQAGQADLTIVVGDPKSNNSNRLAQVSMEIAGTQAYRIGDLSELKLEWLQGVKTVAVTAGASTPTPITKEVIRFLENYEPDNESTWKVEHAVPLSKILPRVKTKK; encoded by the coding sequence ATGAATGTGATTAAAATATCGCCGCGTGGCTATTGCTATGGCGTTGTGGATGCAATGGTCATTGCTAAAAATGCCGCACTGGATAAAAACTTGCCACGCCCAATTTATATATTAGGTATGATTGTGCATAACAAACATGTAACAGATGCCTTTGAAGAAGATGGGATCTACACACTGGACGGACCAAATCGCTTGGACATTTTAAAGCAGGTTGAAAGCGGAACGGTGATTTTCACCGCCCACGGCGTTTCTCCCGAGGTTCGCCAAATCGCAGAAGAAAAAGGCCTTGTAGCCATTGACGCGACCTGTCCAGATGTAACGAAAACACATGAACTCATTTCAGAAAAAACTGCCGATGGGTATGACATTATTTATATTGGGAAAAAAGGTCACCCTGAGCCAGAAGGAGCTGTCGGAGTTGCACCAGACAAAGTGCACCTTGTTGAAACAGAAGCTGACATTGAGGCGCTGGATTTAACGTCAGATAAGCTGCTCATTACCAATCAGACGACGATGTCACAGTGGGATGTCTATGATTTGATGGAGCTCATTAAGGAGAAATATCCGCACGTTGAATACCATCAAGAAATTTGTCTTGCGACACAAGTACGTCAGGAAGCTGTTTCACAGCAAGCTGGGCAAGCTGATCTCACCATTGTGGTCGGCGATCCGAAAAGTAATAACTCCAACCGTCTAGCACAAGTGTCAATGGAGATTGCAGGTACACAGGCTTACCGTATTGGTGACCTAAGTGAGCTCAAGCTGGAATGGCTGCAAGGCGTAAAAACCGTTGCCGTGACTGCTGGTGCTTCAACACCAACACCTATTACAAAAGAAGTCATTCGCTTCCTAGAAAACTATGAACCGGACAATGAATCGACTTGGAAGGTTGAACACGCTGTTCCTCTTTCTAAAATATTACCTCGCGTAAAAACGAAGAAATAA
- a CDS encoding Nif3-like dinuclear metal center hexameric protein codes for MTKTVNGHEIIQLFEQFSPKAYAVEGDKIGLQIGTLNKQVTNVMITLDVLENVVDEAIERNIDLIIAHHPPIFRPLKNVATDQPAGRIIEKCIKHDIAVYVAHTNLDVADGGVNDLLAEALELKETSVLVPTYEDQIKQLALYVPEEFEEAIRTALGNAGAGHIGNYSHCAFSNEGTGSFLPSEEAEPFIGESGKLEFVKEVRIETIFPASIEKQVIREMIKAHPYEEVAYSVHTTDLPPIQKGLGRIGELRDPMTLGEFTQFVKVKLDVNGARFVGDQEAVVKKVAVLGGDGNKYIHQAKRMGADVYVTGDLYFHVAHDAMMLGLNVVDPGHYAEKIMKEGVKAKLQSLCTDQKYDVQLFVSESNTNPFQFM; via the coding sequence TGACTAAAACAGTAAACGGGCATGAAATCATCCAATTGTTTGAACAATTTTCACCAAAAGCATATGCCGTGGAGGGTGATAAAATTGGGCTCCAGATTGGAACATTAAATAAACAAGTCACCAATGTCATGATCACCTTAGATGTATTAGAGAATGTGGTAGATGAGGCGATTGAGCGGAATATAGATCTTATCATAGCCCACCACCCGCCGATTTTTCGTCCATTAAAAAATGTAGCGACAGATCAGCCGGCTGGACGTATCATTGAAAAGTGCATCAAACATGATATTGCGGTTTATGTGGCTCATACAAATTTAGACGTAGCGGATGGAGGAGTCAATGACTTGCTTGCTGAGGCATTAGAGCTCAAGGAAACAAGTGTGTTAGTTCCGACATATGAAGATCAAATCAAGCAGCTTGCACTTTATGTTCCAGAGGAATTTGAAGAGGCCATCAGAACGGCTTTAGGAAATGCGGGAGCTGGTCATATTGGCAACTACAGCCATTGTGCTTTTTCAAATGAAGGGACAGGCAGCTTTCTGCCATCAGAAGAAGCTGAGCCTTTTATTGGTGAGTCGGGTAAGCTGGAATTTGTGAAAGAAGTGCGGATCGAAACCATTTTCCCAGCAAGTATTGAAAAACAAGTGATTCGTGAAATGATCAAAGCACATCCTTATGAAGAAGTCGCCTACAGTGTACACACGACGGATCTTCCTCCTATTCAAAAAGGTCTCGGCCGCATTGGAGAATTAAGAGACCCTATGACTCTTGGGGAATTTACACAATTTGTAAAAGTGAAGCTAGATGTGAATGGTGCTCGTTTTGTAGGAGATCAGGAAGCGGTTGTGAAAAAGGTAGCTGTGCTTGGCGGAGACGGAAATAAATACATCCATCAAGCGAAAAGAATGGGTGCCGATGTGTATGTGACAGGAGACCTTTATTTTCATGTCGCCCACGATGCAATGATGCTCGGACTAAACGTAGTGGACCCAGGTCATTACGCAGAAAAGATCATGAAAGAGGGCGTGAAAGCGAAGCTTCAATCGCTATGTACGGATCAAAAGTATGATGTACAGCTCTTTGTGTCAGAATCAAACACAAACCCATTTCAGTTTATGTAA